The Dreissena polymorpha isolate Duluth1 chromosome 8, UMN_Dpol_1.0, whole genome shotgun sequence genome includes the window tgatgagcaggaacattctcgtcattcagcttctgaatcaagtgctttcttgcactgaaaaaagtttatttctatggtaaaaataaaatcgatattcaacggtacacatgacatattacataagatataagttgtaattgttttgtgtgctcttgaaacacttcaataaatacatggtggtctgtcaagtactggatgtaatggaaccggaaagtagaggaatagtactagtcgagtacaggagattttatgaattaaaattttgagtgttgtagcatgtaaattggacaaacaacacctacttaataaatgtgaaaacaacaccTACTTAATAAATGGGAGgtaagtgatttttattatatattttagtcttgttatgaaagtagtgtatataatatggggttttgacctgtatggggtgattcttggctcttgaataccagcatctgttttcatctcggtcattatgctgtatagcttgtttattcccatggcagacttcctgaaccagcattgctgtgtcttgttgccaggagttaagaagaaggggctgtcttctgtcatcatgtcaacagggcgtttgtcggcatatagcttgtagagatgcaccggatctctgtcaggttgttcgggaactgcatatgccagtggcttgactttcctatgaatagttaaaatgtgtgttgcattaaatgttttgtttaaattaaatactattccaacaaaagtgaagtctactgtatattaataatacaaataagaattatattgtaaaaaaaggtctataaattaacttgtgataatagaaaatatatattttcaattgtggcttcgccactcgtaaaaataataatttctatgatcactcgtgaaataaaatcgatattctaccttaaccaacacatatcctccatgtttgtattatttttactaaagaaaaattccatttaaatattttataaacagtaccagtttttatataaataaaaaattatcaattcagatttgtgtacaaatatattaaagtaggaaaatcaccttatatccctaggattttcaccagtacgggtttttgtctgacgctcagtgtcgaaggtgatgaattcttcaccagtttcaaaatcgattccaaggctgacatcaccccagcatagggtgtgaatttccttgccggttctcatcccaaaatgggttgtacatataagccacagtgagtgtaatagagctcttgggcttgattctcccagagttttagctgcgtacatagcttcaatatgttcatttgttaatgcctgggcttgatgcggtttatttccataaccttcttttttcagagctttttgtttactttttaatacttccctcactttggcaaattgagggtcatttatcaaagagtgcttgtagttcatgtgccttaaatgcctgtcgattgagcttaaaaatgccctcaaagatgtgggttcatactctgatccatcttttttagtcacacccaacaaaaactcgcagaccagagggttcaattcatgaggaggtatattttcaatatttcttgcctcatttttgtgactttttaggaaagttttgaaaagtctgatgtcattgtcggttttcttttttgtatttaaattttcgttttcaagcagaaagctatccacacttacagatctgaaattccttgttggtgttgatgttgggttttgttctttttcttcctgtgttgatgctgttaccagtggatgtggggctgatgttgctgctcctgctgttggtgctgctgatgttatttcttgtgattttgaagcgctgtcatcatcttgttcattcatttcattaaaaaagtcatcaaagtcaaagatatttgagaaaagaagatttatttcattgttttccaattcatccattgttgttaaagagttaagcagcagacgaaataattatgtttaagggaggtaaatgtgtgtttcaggttcaagtagactagtctcccttgaatgaaaattgcaattgaggctcaccatggggttattggggaagtagttccagtatctaactgaaacagtgaaaaataacgatatttttcactgttatgtttcactgtttgaaacagtgaaataccacttttatttcactgatatttctctataaaccaccggaaagcataaaataaaaactcaTCTTTTATTAGAAGTATCAGATGTCGGTAGACAATCAATACATAAATCTACGTTTGAATCAATgcttatactttttttttattttgcagtcTCATTTACTGGTCTCCTTACATAATCGATTAAACGTTGAATTTAAATTGTATACATTAAACAAAGTTTCTTATTGTCTTCTCCTTTAATATGTCATTTTAAGTTGaaagttaatttataaaaaaaaacaatttcatattgtATTTCCCTTGTATTTTTCCATCTAAATTGAAATACAGGTTGGTAAAAATTGCAGTTTCATATTGTATTTTTCCTTGATATATCATTCTACGATGAAATACAAGtacattaaattcatttaattttgcAGTTTCATATTGTATATCTCCCAGTGTGTATGtcaaacagtaaaaataattGCAGTTTCATATTGTATTTTCTTTGAACATATCATTCTacgttgaaataaaagttaataaaTTGATTGTTATAGAGTTACATATTTTCTTCTCATTGAAAATGTCATTCTACATAACACTTAAGTTTtatagacattttttttaattggcagTTTCATATTGTATTCTCCTCGAATTTGTCAGTCTACGTTgaaatgaaaatgtatacattgaaaacaagatatgtgtttgtcagaaacactatgtccccttttgcgccactttgaagctatatatttgaccttgaaggatgaccttgacctttcaccactcaaaatgtgcagctccatgagatacacatgcatgccaaatatcaagtagctatcttcaatattgcataagttattgcaaatgttaacgttggcgcaaaaaaacaaacacacaaacaaacctacagacagggcaaaaacaatatgtcccccactataatgatgggggacataaaaataaaacaaaacaagtaaaatTAAGCAAAACACACAGTTTTATccttaaatatttttatctttgttaaaataaatgttcatacattGAAAAAAATGCAGTTTCATAGTGTATTCtcattgtatacatatttttatgttgAAACTCAAGtttataaatggaaaacataaaCGCAAGTTTCATATTGTATTCATCATGTATATGCTATTTAACAAAGAAATACAATtttaacattgaaaaaataaagttaatgactttttttatatagatattacatgtattagAAATCAGAAATGTTATCatgaaataaacatacattttatttcatagcAATTGCAAAGATTTTCTTTTATACCAAACACACTGCAAACTGcatataaacaacacaaaaactcTACAGGTCCATACGAATATCGTGAAGTGCTTGATGTAGTCATCAAAAACTGTACCCCTGTTTCAATATTATTAAATAGAAGCACCATTATATTGATGACATATTTGCATAGTCAAGTTCATTGTAATAACATGTAATGGCTGATTTCTTCCACGATTGAATGGGTTAGAGTATCGCAAACAATTCAACATGGCAGAACAAAAAAAAGTCAACACATTTTCAAATTCTTGTAAGGGCCACTTTTTGTCACTCTGGCTACTATTTTGTTCTTCTTTCATATTTGGGGATTAAAATGTTGCCAGCAAGATTGAGAAAAATATACCTACTCAAACACCAAACAAGGGcaaaatatgtaatgattttccTATTGGTGCTTGCCATTATGGTAGATATATTTCTTGTTGTATCATGTTGGTGTGTTGGCAAGGGGTTTTCAGGTGGACTAGATTACAACATGCTAGAACGATACATTATCCCACCTAAACaacaaaaagaacaacaacagGCACAAGTGTTGTATTGGTGCTCTTTTTAAAGCTCATCTGAGCATATGGAGGAGCTTTTCTGATACCTCCATGTCTGTCATCCTTCAGTCCGTGCCCGAGTGcatgtttttaaacatatgttctgtgctctgtaaaaaaggggtttaatgcctgtgcataaagtgtcatctcagattagcctgtgcagtccacacaggctaatccaaGACGACACTTTTGGCTTTCATGATATATTTCGCTGaaataaagtatcttcttagcttTAATCAAGCTAAGgcggaaagtgccatccctgattagcctaagcagactgcacaggctaatctgggacagcattTTAGGCACTGGCATTAAagcctcttttcacagagcacggcccctatatacttatataatataaacttatataatatatacaatttaaaaggtGTCTCCTCTGAAATCACAATGTAATGTAATTTAGTTAAGTTGTCCTATTATACCACTTGGGTCAAAACTGGTCTTGTCCTGGAGGTTATGTTGTTCTCTTTACAAGTAGAGATTCAAAACTGTTTAGTCTTTCTCTCTAAAACTTCAGGGTCCAGACATTTGATATTTCTtatattaacccttaaagcgctggagctgaattttaaaggcctttgcaaacagtttggatccagatgagacgccacagaacgtggcgtctcatctggatccaaactgtttgctactctgatagtattctttgaaaaaaattcgaagaaaatgctaattttagaaattcaacagacgacattttagcaaacgacaaatttcccagcatgcaatgttTAGTGGTCCActttcaagtttgttcaaagCATGCCCCAAAGATCATAATGTGCCACACACTTGGGGTGTCTGATTTTTATTATATCTCTGCAGTTTGAAAACGCTTGCTGTCCGtttaaaagcatggccaccagggggaaTGCAGTTTTCCcactatggctatagtaaaacattttgaACAATCAAGAAGTAACAATTTTGTGTCATTTCTGCCTTAAAGTTGCTCATATCATTTCTTCTcatgatatcttggtcaagtttaaACATGATTTTGGACACGTCACAAAAGTTGCTTAGAGCTGTTAACTTCAGGTAAGCAACCTCTGGTCTTCTTGTTTATCTTGCAGGTATATTTGTCTTTATTTTGTGATCACGAATTTGAATGTCACAATACACATTACACACCAGCAAAACAAATACACCTGTGATTATGACAAAAAGGGCCACAAATGCCGTAACTGTCATCATCATACCATTTTCGTCCTTCTTGATGGTATATATGTCTTTCTTCCATGCTTAGTGCTAGGGACCTTCAAACCCGCAAACAAGCCAGAAAGCTATGGCAGAAATCAGCCACcataaaaacacaatttacaaatGCATTCAACATAACACTGGCAGTAAACTGCTTGAGCAAATCATATGCATTGAAAACAATTACCGAAGACTTACACATCTTTTGAAATCAACTCCATATTTGCAGAAGAtgactgtattatttcaaatctTCTAAAAGTGTTTCAAGTCTTTaattctttcagtgctggaaccgaattttgaaggcctttgcaaacagtttggatccagatgagacgccacacaacgtggcgtctcatcaggatccaaactgtttgctattctgatagtattctttgaaaacaaaagaagaaaatgctaattttagaaattcagcagacgacattttagc containing:
- the LOC127843122 gene encoding uncharacterized protein LOC127843122 translates to MDELENNEINLLFSNIFDFDDFFNEMNEQDDDSASKSQEITSAAPTAGAATSAPHPLVTASTQEEKEQNPTSTPTRNFRSVSVDSFLLENENLNTKKKTDNDIRLFKTFLKSHKNEARNIENIPPHELNPLVCEFLLGVTKKDGSEYEPTSLRAFLSSIDRHLRHMNYKHSLINDPQFAKVREVLKSKQKALKKEGYGNKPHQAQALTNEHIEAMYAAKTLGESSPRALLHSLWLICTTHFGMRTGKEIHTLCWGDVSLGIDFETGEEFITFDTERQTKTRTGENPRDIRKVKPLAYAVPEQPDRDPVHLYKLYADKRPVDMMTEDSPFFLTPGNKTQQCWFRKSAMGINKLYSIMTEMKTDAGIQEPRITPYSARKHLIQKLNDENVPAHQIIQISGHRNINSLNNYSSLNKEQSKNISKILSHSNQSVEKHNRTATATASATPASSDFPMARGFFVNSHFQGNVTFNFHNSESYMGLSQTQNVVNHQRQSPSRTPAVTADSPVQRHYKRIRLIAESDSD